Below is a genomic region from Nitrospiraceae bacterium.
GCCCCTCCTTAATAAGGAGGGGGTAGGGCAGGTCATTCCCCAAACTTGATTCCTTGAGCCAACGGTAACTCCGTGCCCCAGTTGATCGTATTCGTCTGGCGCCGCATGTAGGCTTTCCAGGCATCTGAGCCGGCTTCCCGCCCGCCACCGGTTTCCTTCTCTCCACCGAAGGCCCCGCCGATTTCCGCTCCGGAGGTGCCGATGTTCACGTTGGCAATCCCGCAATCGCTCCCGGCTGCCGACAGGAAGCGCTCGCTTCTGCGAATATCGGACGTAAAAATCGCGGAGGAAAGGCCCTGCGGGACATCGTTGTGTAGTGCGATGGCTTCCTCGATCGTATTGAACGTCATGATGTAGAGGATCGGCGCGAAGGTTTCTCGCTGAACGACGGGCCAGTGGTTCTGGGCCTGTACGAGCGTGGGCTCGACAAAATACCCCGACCGGTCCAAAACATGTCCGCCATACAAAATGGTACCGCCTTCTTTCGTGACTTCCTCGATGGCGGCACGGAAGGCCTCGACGGCGGCGTGATCGATCAGGGGCCCCATGAGCACGCCTGTCTCCAGCGGATTGCCAATGCGCACTTGCTTGTAGGCCGAAGCGAGTTTCGTCACCACCTCATCATATCGGGATTCATGGACCAACAGCCGCCTGGTCGTCGTGCAACGCTGGCCGGCCGTTCCCACCGCGCCGAAGACGATCGCGCGAATGGCTAGGTTCAAGTCGGCACTTTCGTCCACGATGATGGCATTGTTGGCGCTAAGTTCCAGCAATGTGCGGCCTAACCGTTGCCCCACGACCGAGGCAACCTTCCGACCGACGGGAACGGACCCGGTAAATGAGATCAGCGGCAGCCGGCGGTCGTGCACCATCGTCTCAGCGAGTGTGTTCTCCTCGGTGATCAAGAGCGAAAAGATGCCCCGGTAGCCCTGCTGCTCCATCACCTGGTTGCAGATGTGTTGGACCGCCACGGCACAGAGCGGCGCTTTCGGCGAGGGTTTCCAGACCACCGTATCGCCGGCAATCGCGGCGACGAAGGCATTCCAGGCCCAGACCGCCACAGGAAAATTGAACGCCGTGATCACCCCAATTGGTCCCAACGGATGCCACTGCTCATACATCCGATGCTGCGGCCGTTCCGATTGCATCGTCTGGCCATACAACATGCGGGCTTGTCCGACCGCGAAGTCCGCCATATCGATCATTTCCTGGACTTCGCCGTCGCCCTCCGCTTTGATCTTGCCGACTTCGAGGGAGACCAGCGACCCGAGCAGGTCCTTCTTATCGCGCAACGCGACCCCGATCTGCCGGACCAGCTCCCCGCGCTGCGGCGCCGGCACCAGTCGCCAGCGCTCGAACGACTCGATTGCTTGGCGAACGATGGACTCATAATCGTCGGACGAGCAGGGCTGCACCTGGGCAATCACGTCACCGGTCGCAGGATTCGCCGAGCCGAACGAGCGGCCGTCCCCCTTGGCCCACCACCCCACACCGGTGCTTCCGCCGGCGTTCACCGCACTCAAGCCCAATCCTTTCAGGATTTCCGACGTTCTATTCACCGGAAACAGGCTCCAAACCGGTTGGTCAGCACATCCTGCAGGGACAGCGATTCCTGGGTTACGAAGCCCTTGTAGCGCGACGGGGCGGCGAGCACGAGATCGACCACGGCACAGAGACTCGACGCGGTCGTCACTTGAATCGCCGACCAGAGCCTGCCCTTCAAACATTGCGGGTAGATCTTTTTGACATAGTTTTCTTCGAACAGGGCGCCTTCCCGCCTCCCGGCGACCGAGGCATAAATGAGGACCACGTCCTGCAACGTTTGGGGAACGGCATGTTCGAGAA
It encodes:
- a CDS encoding aldehyde dehydrogenase family protein; this translates as MNRTSEILKGLGLSAVNAGGSTGVGWWAKGDGRSFGSANPATGDVIAQVQPCSSDDYESIVRQAIESFERWRLVPAPQRGELVRQIGVALRDKKDLLGSLVSLEVGKIKAEGDGEVQEMIDMADFAVGQARMLYGQTMQSERPQHRMYEQWHPLGPIGVITAFNFPVAVWAWNAFVAAIAGDTVVWKPSPKAPLCAVAVQHICNQVMEQQGYRGIFSLLITEENTLAETMVHDRRLPLISFTGSVPVGRKVASVVGQRLGRTLLELSANNAIIVDESADLNLAIRAIVFGAVGTAGQRCTTTRRLLVHESRYDEVVTKLASAYKQVRIGNPLETGVLMGPLIDHAAVEAFRAAIEEVTKEGGTILYGGHVLDRSGYFVEPTLVQAQNHWPVVQRETFAPILYIMTFNTIEEAIALHNDVPQGLSSAIFTSDIRRSERFLSAAGSDCGIANVNIGTSGAEIGGAFGGEKETGGGREAGSDAWKAYMRRQTNTINWGTELPLAQGIKFGE